A genomic region of Chaetodon auriga isolate fChaAug3 chromosome 11, fChaAug3.hap1, whole genome shotgun sequence contains the following coding sequences:
- the sorbs1 gene encoding sorbin and SH3 domain-containing protein 1 isoform X4, translating into MKGSPDLIPAADLDPSRVCKGKGVVTLRATLVHIDDEGCISEEPNVITAPSGWTSQINGDSTKAGLAEGGSNITADLPPVNNTQCQAYSPESLNKSQAPSSTDIQNCVTSASSSVYPCTSTVNPTIVLLQHNREQQKHLSHFEDPTPERDKSPDPGRDSVSPVPDMDWKRLRLSLHSPVLSPINKPIVPVRNTEKSKDWYKTMFKQIHRIPEPIEENPYRPTYIFPENYDIQVKSKDDGPSPFGYLKDVKTVPRSKSDDEVDSRGRSMPVPTRSSSLKPSAKRNEWEPPDKKVDTRKYRAEPKSIFEYEPGKSSVLKLERTSAPSFSPLETASDLQQYSSSKSGHSEVEKDSGSSTSEPVAPECDRHVYKSVLEGGDIPLQGLRALNKRHGSSSSSKVDYKGGNGYIISPCSSVNSRSVLASNAIGNQCKSMKPLSAAKACIPQILPSKFKPKLLPPSGDSQESRTKAVRHPKAHSCEDLYTGPCDTDFAGAEEREGGQHVDSKSSCGTECTDGLRNVSPAIRRSASEFSTLYRTMHHIQRPSSAGCSPHGSVRSLASLFEKAKANGVERSEAEDGGNIPRDAVSSRVSEFEVIIQRSSSAPSRSSSLPTLHSSQSHSPNHSPAHLYMASAVSAESLLVADTTQTDACSPVEAEGRSCGEEALSPGSVTVEEAASSSEDRHNIRTESPSNIEAEVEQIFSRRSPELIHQNVSGSKSPSTLLTASPPQHNHMYHHHHHHLLHHLNHQLLLKPSKCKGSCPASYTRFTTILRHERQQATSQQERLPHQEKKTTLPGNLFLMGPAPFRLRKNLQSHQTRRTQLATKVTTGTQRPCTLSPELRPLIPERLSSLEVLERLSNGEGSNTDHLSNGQGLDANGNLLQPLAAHRRDSSPAHGESQDEVLRRRHGDKEKILEEQRRLKREQEEADTASRRHTGIVPTHHQFITNERFGDLLNITDNTEKRKSGVERTPAMARFDFRAETLKELPFQKGDIVYIIRQVDQNWYEGEHHGRVGIFPQSYVELLPPTEKAQPKKSVPVQVLEYGEAVARFNFTGDTVVEMSFRKGERITLIRRVDENWYEGKISGTNRQGIFPVTYVEVHRRPRIKNGVEYPDPPVSQSPQRSTNASPQLYRNRLTTSPLPLPRSPRRSVSPEVHAVSSEWISLTVGGGSPPAAPTPPLPPLPTVSYRCGEYLPPPFSASPVPPITGSPYCVSPMASPAASPLPPPYPPRPNSTTPFLTFTPPQGEDFLLSPPSPRLSRSASPCGGPVLEGWLRGEKELTEGEGAEGDRGPAAPGSRRNSPAEVSSAWCAVLHLRLTLK; encoded by the exons ATGAAAGGCTCTCCTGACCTGATTCCTGCCGCAG actTGGACCCCAGCAGAGTGTGCAAAGGGAAAGGAGTCGTGACTCTGAGAGCCACCCTCGTCCACATAGACGATGAGGGCTGCATCAGCGAGGAGCCAAATGTCATCACAGCGCCAA GTGGCTGGACAAGCCAGATTAATGGAGACAGCACTAAAGCGGGATTGGCTGAGGGAGGCAGCAACATCACAGCTGATTTACCTCCTGTAAACAACACTCAGTGCCAG GCATATTCACCGGAAAGCTTAAACAAAAGTCAGGCTCCATCCTCCACTGACATTCAGAACTGTGTCACATCAGCGTCCAGCTCTGTTTATCCCTGCACGAGCACAGTTAACCCCACCatagtgctgctgcagcacaacagaG AGCAACAAAAGCATCTTTCTCATTTTGAAG ACCCAACCCCAGAAAGGGACAAAAGCCCTGATCCTGGGAGAGATTCAGTCAGTCCAGTCCCTGATATGGACTGGAAGAGGCTGCGGCTGTCACTGCACTCCCCTGTCCTCAGTCCTATCAACAAGCCCATTGTGCCTGTACGG AACACTGAAAAGTCCAAAGACTGGTACAAGACGATGTTCAAACAGATACACAGAATACCCG AGCCTATTGAGGAAAACCCTTACCGCCCCACCTACATTTTCCCTGAGAACTATGACATTCAGGTGAAATCAAAAG ATGATGGTCCCAGCCCCTTCGGTTACTTGAAAGATG taaaaacgGTCCCACGTTCAAAAAGTGATGACGAGGTCGATTCAAGAGGCCGGTCGATGCCTGTGCCAACAAGGTCCTCCTCCCTCAAACCCTCTGCCAAAAG GAACGAGTGGGAGCCCCCGGATAAAAAGGTAGACACCAGGAAGTACCGCGCCGAGCCCAAGAGCATCTTTGAGTACGAGCCGGGGAAATCGTCGGTGCTGAAGCTGGAGAGAACG AGTGCCCCCTCTTTCAGCCCCCTGGAAACAGCCTCCGACCTGCAGCAGTA CTCCTCGAGCAAGTCTGGACACAGCGAGGTGGAGAAGGACAGTGGATCATCCACGAGCGAGCCTGTGGCTCCAGAATGCGACCGCCATGTTTACAAGAGTGTCCTGGAGGGAGGCGACATACCCTTACAAGGTCTTCGGGCCCTAAACAAGCGCCAtggcagctcctcctcctctaaag TGGATTATAAAGGTGGGAATGGCTATATAATTTCACCCTGCTCCTCTGTAAATAGTCGATCGGTTCTTGCCAGTAATGCAATAGGTAACCAGTGTAAGAGTATGAAGCCTCTTTCTGCTGCCAAAGCCTGCATACCCCAAATCCTGCCCTCTAAATTCAAGCCCAAGCTGCTGCCGCCCAGTGGTGACAGTCAGGAAAGCAGGACTAAAGCTGTCAGGCACCCAAAGGCCCACAGCTGTGAGGATCTGTACACGGGGCCATGTGACACAGACTTtgctggagcagaggaaagggagggTGGGCAACATGTGGACTCCAAGTCCAGCTGTGGCACTGAGTGCACGGACGGCCTCAGGAATGTTTCCCCTGCAATTAGGAGGAGCGCATCTGAGTTTTCCACCCTGTACAGGACCATGCATCACATCCAGCGGCCCAGCTCGGCCGGCTGCAGCCCCCACGGCAGCGTCCGCAGCCTGGCTTCTCTTTTTGAGAAGGCAAAGGCCAACGGGGTTGAAAGGTCAGAGGCAGAGGACGGGGGTAACATTCCGCGGGATGCAGTGTCGTCACGGGTCAGCGAGTTTGAAGTGATCATCCAGCGGTCCAGCTCGGCGCCCAGTcgctcctcctccctgcccACCCTGCACTCCAGCCAGAGCCACAGCCCCAACCACAGCCCCGCCCACCTCTACATGGCGTCTGCAGTGTCAGCGGAGTCCCTGTTGGTAGCCGACACCACCCAGACGGACGCCTGCTCCCCAgtggaggcagagggcaggagCTGTGGGGAGGAGGCCTTGTCACCAGGCAGTGTGACTGTGGAGGAGGCTGCTTCCTcctcagaggacagacacaacaTCAGGACTGAGTCCCCCTCTAATATTGAGGCCGAGGTCGAGCAGATCTTCAGTAGACGTTCCCCAGAGCTCATCCACCAAAATGTCAGTGGATCAAAGAGTCCCTCCACGCTGCTTACAGCATCCCCTCCACAACACAACCATAtgtaccaccaccaccaccaccacctcctgcaCCACCTGAACCATCAACTCCTCCTCAAACCCAGCAAATGCAAAGGCTCCTGCCCAGCCTCCTACACCCGCTTCACCACCATCCTCAGGCACGAGAGGCAGCAGGCCACGTCCCAACAGGAGAGGCTGCCACATCAGGAGAAGAAGACCACGCTGCCAGGGAACCTCTTCCTCATGGGCCCTGCTCCCTTCAGGTTACGCAAGAACCTGCAATCCCACCAAACTCGAAGAACCCAGTTGGCCACCAAGGTGACAACAGGCACCCAGAGGCCCTGCACTTTGTCTCCTGAGCTCAGACCTCTGATCCCTGAGCGTCTGTCCTCCCTGGAGGTCCTGGAGAGGCTGAGTAATGGAGAGGGGAGCAACACTGACCACCTGAGTAACGGGCAGGGCTTGGACGCCAACGGGAACCTACTGCAGCCGCTGGCAGCTCACCGCAGAG actCGTCCCCAGCTCATGGGGAGAGCCAGGATGAAGTGTTGCGGAGGCGTCATGGGGACAAAGAG AAAATCTTGGAGGAGCAGCGGCGGCTGAAGCGGGAACAGGAAGAGGCTGACACAGCGTCGAGGCGACACACAGGCATTGTGCCGACGCACCACCAGTTCATCACCAATGAGCGCTTCGGAGACCTGCTCAACATCACAGAtaacacagagaagaggaaatcGGGCGTAGAG AGAACTCCAGCCATGGCTCGCTTCGACTTCAGAGCAGAAACTCTAAA GGAATTACCGTTTCAGAAGGGAGACATTGTCTACATCATTCGACAGGTGGATCAGAACTGGTATGAGGGGGAACATCATGGAAGAGTTGGCATTTTCCCTCAAAGTTACGTTGAG CTCCTTCCCCCCACAGAGAAAGCCCAGCCAAAGAAGAGTGTCCCTGTGCAGGTACTGGAGTACGGAGAAGCTGTCGCCCGCTTCAACTTCACCGGGGACACAGTGGTGGAAATGTCCTTCAGAAAG GGAGAGAGGATCACGCTGATTCGAAGAGTTGATGAAAACTGGTATGAAGGCAAAATCTCAGGCACCAACCGCCAAGGCATCTTCCCCGTCACCTACGTAGAAGTGCACAGACGACCCCGCATCAAGAACGGGGTGGAGTATCCCGACCCCCCTGTCAGCCAGTCTCCACAGCGCAGCACCAATGCTTCCCCTCAG CTGTATCGTAATCGCCTGACAACCTCCCCCTTacccctccctcgctctccccgCCGCTCCGTGTCCCCCGAGGTCCATGCTGTCTCCTCTGAGTGGATCTCCTTGACCGTGGGAGGCGGGAGCCCTCCTGCCGCCCCTACCCCTCCCCTGCCACCCCTGCCCACCGTGTCCTATCGCTGCGGCGAGTACCTGCCCCCGCCCTTCTCTGCCAGCCCCGTGCCTCCCATCACCGGCAGCCCATACTGCGTCTCCCCCATGGCTTCCCCAGCTGCCTCCCCTCTTCCCCCGCCTTACCCGCCCAGGCCCAACTCAACCACTCCCTTCCTCACCTTCACCCCACCTCAGGGGGAGGACTTcctgctctcccctccctccccacgTCTGTCACGCAGCGCGAGCCCCTGTGGCGGGCCAGTGCTGGAGGGCTGGCTGAGGGGGGAGAAGGAGTTGACAGAGGGGGAAGGCGCAGAGGGGGACAGGGGCCCCGCAGCCCCGGGTAGCAGGCGAAATAGCCCTGCAGAGGTATCTTCTGCATGGTGTGCGGTGCTGCATCTCAGGCTCACTCTGAAATGA
- the sorbs1 gene encoding sorbin and SH3 domain-containing protein 1 isoform X1: MKGSPDLIPAADLDPSRVCKGKGVVTLRATLVHIDDEGCISEEPNVITAPSGWTSQINGDSTKAGLAEGGSNITADLPPVNNTQCQAYSPESLNKSQAPSSTDIQNCVTSASSSVYPCTSTVNPTIVLLQHNREQQKHLSHFEDPTPERDKSPDPGRDSVSPVPDMDWKRLRLSLHSPVLSPINKPIVPVRNTEKSKDWYKTMFKQIHRIPEPIEENPYRPTYIFPENYDIQVKSKDDGPSPFGYLKDVKTVPRSKSDDEVDSRGRSMPVPTRSSSLKPSAKRNEWEPPDKKVDTRKYRAEPKSIFEYEPGKSSVLKLERTTQDVSPEDVDLENEPWYRFFSEMEFDKASAPSFSPLETASDLQQYSSSKSGHSEVEKDSGSSTSEPVAPECDRHVYKSVLEGGDIPLQGLRALNKRHGSSSSSKVDYKGGNGYIISPCSSVNSRSVLASNAIGNQCKSMKPLSAAKACIPQILPSKFKPKLLPPSGDSQESRTKAVRHPKAHSCEDLYTGPCDTDFAGAEEREGGQHVDSKSSCGTECTDGLRNVSPAIRRSASEFSTLYRTMHHIQRPSSAGCSPHGSVRSLASLFEKAKANGVERSEAEDGGNIPRDAVSSRVSEFEVIIQRSSSAPSRSSSLPTLHSSQSHSPNHSPAHLYMASAVSAESLLVADTTQTDACSPVEAEGRSCGEEALSPGSVTVEEAASSSEDRHNIRTESPSNIEAEVEQIFSRRSPELIHQNVSGSKSPSTLLTASPPQHNHMYHHHHHHLLHHLNHQLLLKPSKCKGSCPASYTRFTTILRHERQQATSQQERLPHQEKKTTLPGNLFLMGPAPFRLRKNLQSHQTRRTQLATKVTTGTQRPCTLSPELRPLIPERLSSLEVLERLSNGEGSNTDHLSNGQGLDANGNLLQPLAAHRRDSSPAHGESQDEVLRRRHGDKEKILEEQRRLKREQEEADTASRRHTGIVPTHHQFITNERFGDLLNITDNTEKRKSGVERTPAMARFDFRAETLKELPFQKGDIVYIIRQVDQNWYEGEHHGRVGIFPQSYVELLPPTEKAQPKKSVPVQVLEYGEAVARFNFTGDTVVEMSFRKGERITLIRRVDENWYEGKISGTNRQGIFPVTYVEVHRRPRIKNGVEYPDPPVSQSPQRSTNASPQLYRNRLTTSPLPLPRSPRRSVSPEVHAVSSEWISLTVGGGSPPAAPTPPLPPLPTVSYRCGEYLPPPFSASPVPPITGSPYCVSPMASPAASPLPPPYPPRPNSTTPFLTFTPPQGEDFLLSPPSPRLSRSASPCGGPVLEGWLRGEKELTEGEGAEGDRGPAAPGSRRNSPAEVSSAWCAVLHLRLTLK; encoded by the exons ATGAAAGGCTCTCCTGACCTGATTCCTGCCGCAG actTGGACCCCAGCAGAGTGTGCAAAGGGAAAGGAGTCGTGACTCTGAGAGCCACCCTCGTCCACATAGACGATGAGGGCTGCATCAGCGAGGAGCCAAATGTCATCACAGCGCCAA GTGGCTGGACAAGCCAGATTAATGGAGACAGCACTAAAGCGGGATTGGCTGAGGGAGGCAGCAACATCACAGCTGATTTACCTCCTGTAAACAACACTCAGTGCCAG GCATATTCACCGGAAAGCTTAAACAAAAGTCAGGCTCCATCCTCCACTGACATTCAGAACTGTGTCACATCAGCGTCCAGCTCTGTTTATCCCTGCACGAGCACAGTTAACCCCACCatagtgctgctgcagcacaacagaG AGCAACAAAAGCATCTTTCTCATTTTGAAG ACCCAACCCCAGAAAGGGACAAAAGCCCTGATCCTGGGAGAGATTCAGTCAGTCCAGTCCCTGATATGGACTGGAAGAGGCTGCGGCTGTCACTGCACTCCCCTGTCCTCAGTCCTATCAACAAGCCCATTGTGCCTGTACGG AACACTGAAAAGTCCAAAGACTGGTACAAGACGATGTTCAAACAGATACACAGAATACCCG AGCCTATTGAGGAAAACCCTTACCGCCCCACCTACATTTTCCCTGAGAACTATGACATTCAGGTGAAATCAAAAG ATGATGGTCCCAGCCCCTTCGGTTACTTGAAAGATG taaaaacgGTCCCACGTTCAAAAAGTGATGACGAGGTCGATTCAAGAGGCCGGTCGATGCCTGTGCCAACAAGGTCCTCCTCCCTCAAACCCTCTGCCAAAAG GAACGAGTGGGAGCCCCCGGATAAAAAGGTAGACACCAGGAAGTACCGCGCCGAGCCCAAGAGCATCTTTGAGTACGAGCCGGGGAAATCGTCGGTGCTGAAGCTGGAGAGAACG ACTCAGGATGTAAGTCCAGAAGATGTAGATTTAGAGAATGAGCCTTGGTATAGATTCTTTTCAGAGATGGAATTTGACAAAGCG AGTGCCCCCTCTTTCAGCCCCCTGGAAACAGCCTCCGACCTGCAGCAGTA CTCCTCGAGCAAGTCTGGACACAGCGAGGTGGAGAAGGACAGTGGATCATCCACGAGCGAGCCTGTGGCTCCAGAATGCGACCGCCATGTTTACAAGAGTGTCCTGGAGGGAGGCGACATACCCTTACAAGGTCTTCGGGCCCTAAACAAGCGCCAtggcagctcctcctcctctaaag TGGATTATAAAGGTGGGAATGGCTATATAATTTCACCCTGCTCCTCTGTAAATAGTCGATCGGTTCTTGCCAGTAATGCAATAGGTAACCAGTGTAAGAGTATGAAGCCTCTTTCTGCTGCCAAAGCCTGCATACCCCAAATCCTGCCCTCTAAATTCAAGCCCAAGCTGCTGCCGCCCAGTGGTGACAGTCAGGAAAGCAGGACTAAAGCTGTCAGGCACCCAAAGGCCCACAGCTGTGAGGATCTGTACACGGGGCCATGTGACACAGACTTtgctggagcagaggaaagggagggTGGGCAACATGTGGACTCCAAGTCCAGCTGTGGCACTGAGTGCACGGACGGCCTCAGGAATGTTTCCCCTGCAATTAGGAGGAGCGCATCTGAGTTTTCCACCCTGTACAGGACCATGCATCACATCCAGCGGCCCAGCTCGGCCGGCTGCAGCCCCCACGGCAGCGTCCGCAGCCTGGCTTCTCTTTTTGAGAAGGCAAAGGCCAACGGGGTTGAAAGGTCAGAGGCAGAGGACGGGGGTAACATTCCGCGGGATGCAGTGTCGTCACGGGTCAGCGAGTTTGAAGTGATCATCCAGCGGTCCAGCTCGGCGCCCAGTcgctcctcctccctgcccACCCTGCACTCCAGCCAGAGCCACAGCCCCAACCACAGCCCCGCCCACCTCTACATGGCGTCTGCAGTGTCAGCGGAGTCCCTGTTGGTAGCCGACACCACCCAGACGGACGCCTGCTCCCCAgtggaggcagagggcaggagCTGTGGGGAGGAGGCCTTGTCACCAGGCAGTGTGACTGTGGAGGAGGCTGCTTCCTcctcagaggacagacacaacaTCAGGACTGAGTCCCCCTCTAATATTGAGGCCGAGGTCGAGCAGATCTTCAGTAGACGTTCCCCAGAGCTCATCCACCAAAATGTCAGTGGATCAAAGAGTCCCTCCACGCTGCTTACAGCATCCCCTCCACAACACAACCATAtgtaccaccaccaccaccaccacctcctgcaCCACCTGAACCATCAACTCCTCCTCAAACCCAGCAAATGCAAAGGCTCCTGCCCAGCCTCCTACACCCGCTTCACCACCATCCTCAGGCACGAGAGGCAGCAGGCCACGTCCCAACAGGAGAGGCTGCCACATCAGGAGAAGAAGACCACGCTGCCAGGGAACCTCTTCCTCATGGGCCCTGCTCCCTTCAGGTTACGCAAGAACCTGCAATCCCACCAAACTCGAAGAACCCAGTTGGCCACCAAGGTGACAACAGGCACCCAGAGGCCCTGCACTTTGTCTCCTGAGCTCAGACCTCTGATCCCTGAGCGTCTGTCCTCCCTGGAGGTCCTGGAGAGGCTGAGTAATGGAGAGGGGAGCAACACTGACCACCTGAGTAACGGGCAGGGCTTGGACGCCAACGGGAACCTACTGCAGCCGCTGGCAGCTCACCGCAGAG actCGTCCCCAGCTCATGGGGAGAGCCAGGATGAAGTGTTGCGGAGGCGTCATGGGGACAAAGAG AAAATCTTGGAGGAGCAGCGGCGGCTGAAGCGGGAACAGGAAGAGGCTGACACAGCGTCGAGGCGACACACAGGCATTGTGCCGACGCACCACCAGTTCATCACCAATGAGCGCTTCGGAGACCTGCTCAACATCACAGAtaacacagagaagaggaaatcGGGCGTAGAG AGAACTCCAGCCATGGCTCGCTTCGACTTCAGAGCAGAAACTCTAAA GGAATTACCGTTTCAGAAGGGAGACATTGTCTACATCATTCGACAGGTGGATCAGAACTGGTATGAGGGGGAACATCATGGAAGAGTTGGCATTTTCCCTCAAAGTTACGTTGAG CTCCTTCCCCCCACAGAGAAAGCCCAGCCAAAGAAGAGTGTCCCTGTGCAGGTACTGGAGTACGGAGAAGCTGTCGCCCGCTTCAACTTCACCGGGGACACAGTGGTGGAAATGTCCTTCAGAAAG GGAGAGAGGATCACGCTGATTCGAAGAGTTGATGAAAACTGGTATGAAGGCAAAATCTCAGGCACCAACCGCCAAGGCATCTTCCCCGTCACCTACGTAGAAGTGCACAGACGACCCCGCATCAAGAACGGGGTGGAGTATCCCGACCCCCCTGTCAGCCAGTCTCCACAGCGCAGCACCAATGCTTCCCCTCAG CTGTATCGTAATCGCCTGACAACCTCCCCCTTacccctccctcgctctccccgCCGCTCCGTGTCCCCCGAGGTCCATGCTGTCTCCTCTGAGTGGATCTCCTTGACCGTGGGAGGCGGGAGCCCTCCTGCCGCCCCTACCCCTCCCCTGCCACCCCTGCCCACCGTGTCCTATCGCTGCGGCGAGTACCTGCCCCCGCCCTTCTCTGCCAGCCCCGTGCCTCCCATCACCGGCAGCCCATACTGCGTCTCCCCCATGGCTTCCCCAGCTGCCTCCCCTCTTCCCCCGCCTTACCCGCCCAGGCCCAACTCAACCACTCCCTTCCTCACCTTCACCCCACCTCAGGGGGAGGACTTcctgctctcccctccctccccacgTCTGTCACGCAGCGCGAGCCCCTGTGGCGGGCCAGTGCTGGAGGGCTGGCTGAGGGGGGAGAAGGAGTTGACAGAGGGGGAAGGCGCAGAGGGGGACAGGGGCCCCGCAGCCCCGGGTAGCAGGCGAAATAGCCCTGCAGAGGTATCTTCTGCATGGTGTGCGGTGCTGCATCTCAGGCTCACTCTGAAATGA